AACTTTTTACCAAAGCAATATATCAAATCACTCttctattttcaatattttctgCAAGACAGTTTCCAATTCTGTCTTATAATCTGCACAGCCACTTCCGGTTGTATGTCTAAATAATTCCACATAAAAGTGCCCAAAAATCTCCTATAGGTTCGATAAATCTTGAACGGAAGTTTCCACTTCAGTTGAAGAAAGTTGACTacctttatttttgaaattgtctttacatactcaataaaAAATGAAGTCTTGTACTTTTGCACATCCTTTTCTATAATTGGCCCTTTATCCCCAAACATCTTCTTAAGTGCAAAACTAAGAGAATCAAATTCGTAGCGACGATCCAAAACACATGATATGAATATCatcttattccttttttttaagagcaccccaatatttatcaatttctccTTTATCTTTTTTGTCATTGAACTCAAAACAATATCTTCatttgatatcaatttttccaAGTAAATAACAACttgacaaattttaaaaaattggatATGTGATGTAACATAAAGTGATCCAGATACCTTCATAGTAAGcctcaaaaatatttcaagaaattttgCATTTCACTTTACAATCTCTCGATCAAGTAGGTGGAATTTCACCTTGTGGGAACATCCAAGCATAAAGATTTTTTAACGAGATTTTCATCTTCACAACATTCCCGAAAACTTCCTCCACATAGCAGGATACTGCCTAACGTATCTCATTGCTTGCTTAACTTATTCAATAGACATAGTTGATTCTGTTATACCATCTTGAACACCAAGATTTATAGTATGAGTCATACACTTCACGTGAAGGTGTTCATAATAGTGGTCCCTCACTTAGTTAATTGCTTAGACAACTCATTTACGGTCACATCATTTGAACTAGCATTATCAACAGTAATAGTAAAAATCTTTTGTAAGCCCCACTCACGCACACACTTACTAATAGCCTTTCTCATATCCTCACCTCTATGACTAGAAATTGGGCAAAAGTTGATAATCCTTTTATGCATAGTCCATTCTTTCTCAATCGAATGAATAGTGATAcacatataattaattatttggaAGGAAGTTCAAGTAACAGTGGTAAGACACTCTTTGTTGTGTTTCTTTAAAACACATCATCAAGTTATGTTTCTCTTCATCAAGAAGATCAAAACAATCATGAGTCATAGTACTACGGGAAGGAATTTGAAAAAAGTATTTTGGTGTctctacaaatttatatttcacCTCATATTGTTGATACTAGTCAATCAACATTAGCCTTTCAGGTAACAAGGGTGTAGTAGTTGATCCATGAAAATTAGATCAAGATAAGTGTAGGAAGGTTTTATGTCATATGGTGATTGTTAATGAACTTTCTTTCAGCTTTGTTGAAAAACAaggttttaaaatttttgggAAGGGGCACAACCTTTTTTTCCGGATTCCTTCTCGTGGTACTGTGACTCGTGATTGTTTTGATCTTTTCGATATAGAGAAACATAAATCGATGAAGTTTcttaaagaaaaacaataaaaagtGAGTGGTACTTGGACTTccttggaaaaaaataaatatatgtgtaTCATCACTCATTCGATTAATAATGAATGGACTATGCATAAAAGGATTATCATCTTTTGCCCAATTTCTAGTTGTAGAGGTGAAGATATGACATAAGCTATTAGTAAGTGTTTGCACGAGTGGGGGTTACAAAAGATTTTTACTAAAAGTTGATAACGCCAGTTCAAATGATGTGATAATGAATGAATTGTTTAAATTAACTAAGTGGGAGACCAATATTATGAATGGTACTCACCTACATGCGAGGAGTGTGATTCATATTGTACATCTTGTTGTTCAAAATTGTATAAAAGAATCAACTATGTCTGTTGAATGAATTAGTCTAGCAGTGAAAATTAGATCAAGATAAGTGTAGGAAGGCTTTATGTCATATGGTGATTGTTAATGAACTTTCTTTCAGCTTTGTTGAAAAACAaggttttaaaatttttgggAAGGGGCCCAACCTTTTTTTCCGGATTCCTTCTCATGGTATTGTGACTCGTGATTGTTTGGATCTTTTCGATATAGAGAAACATAAATCGATGAAGTTTcttaaagaaaaacaataaagagTGAGGGGTACTTGGACTTCCttggaaaaaattaattatatgtgTATCATCGCTCATTCGATTGATAATGAATGGACTATGCATAAAAGGATTATCATCTTTTGCCCAATTTCTAGTTGTAGAGGTGAAGATATGACATAGGCTATTAGTAAGTGTTTGCATGAGTGGGGGTTACAATAGATTTTTACTATTACGGTTGATAACGCCAGTTCAAATAATGTGATAATGAATGAATTGTCTAAATTAACTAAGTGGGGGACCAATATTATGAATGGTACTCACTTGCATGTGAGGAGTGTGACTCATATTGTACATCTTGTTGTTCAAAATTGTATAAAAGAATCAACTATGTCTGTTGAACGAGTTAGGCTAGCAGTGAGATATATTAGGCAATCTCCTGCTAGGTGGAGGAAGTTTCAGGAATGTTGTGAAGATGAAAATCTCCTTAAGAAATCTTTATGCGAGATTGTTCCTGCAAGGTGCAATTTAAGATTATATTGACTTGTCACATCATCTTGAGTTTGTGGATGGAAGTAATGCAGGTACTTATTAAGAGAGTGTAAAgagatttgaatttttttttaaggtATTTGGATCACTTTATGTTACATCAAATAACCATTTTTAATATATGTCAAGTTGTTATTtggaaaaattgatatcaaatGAAAATACTGTTTAGGGTTTAATGGTAAAGGagaaatttgataaatattggggtgctctagaaaaaaatgaataagatGATTTTTATTTCATGTGTCCTTGCTACAAATTTGATTCTCTTAGTAGAAACTTCCCATTCAAGGTCTATCGAACCTATAGAAGATTTTGGTGACTTCTATAAGGAATTATTTAGACATACAGCTGGAAGTGGAGGTACATATTTAAAGAAGAATTAAAAACATATCttgcaaaaaatattgaaaatggaAGAACATATTTTTGATATAGTGCTTTGGTGGAAAGTTAACTCACCTTTATTCCCCATTCTTTCTGAGATGTGTTAGCTATTCCTGTTTCAAGTGTGGCATCCAAATGTGCTTTTAGTTTTGGAGGTTGCATGCTTGATTAGTTTAGGAGTTCATTAACTCCTAAATTAGTACAAACTCTAGTGTGCCTTCAAGATTGATTTCGGAGTGAACCACTACCTGCTAAGTATTGAGGAAGATTTAGATTTTCTTGAACAAGGTAAGAAAAGAACCTTGCATTGATGtgaatattatttaattttgttgtGACATGCTAATATAATTCTCTTTCGATTTGACCAAACTTGGAAAAGAACCTTGCATTGATGACATGTAGAATGGTAGCCCCCGTGATGCAGCCCAAACATGGGATAATAGTTGATCGCCTCTCATCTCATTTGGCTATCCATGAACTGAGCAACCTCTTATGAATATCCCTATTTTGTTGATATAGCTTGACTAAAAAATGAATATCCCTACACAAATGTAGTTAATAAACTTTTGAGTTGTGCCCAGAAGTATAGATATTTACCTGGTTATCATTTCATAGTCGATAATATCCAGAGTCGACATCATTAATGGTGGTGATCGGAACAATTTAGTGTGTTGAAAAGAGTTATCAGTTACTAACTATATTGGATTGCGAGTGGTGTGCTTGCAATGTATTGGCCTGCATGTGGCTTGGAAGACGAAGCTTGCCTTGGACGTGTGGCATGCATTTATGAGGAATTTTATGCCAGATTAAATTAAGCTTGTTTCTGAAATTCTTTCTAATACATGTATAGGTCATGCAACCTGCTGACATGCACAAGCAAAGGACAAGCAAGCATGACATATGTTAAAATGTCCAAATCACTTGAAGAATCTGGTGGTGAAGGTACTCAAACAACATGGAATGTTTGTGGTTCAGGCAGTATTTTGTGCTCTAAGGTAGATGCAGATGAAAGCTATGCATTGTTTGGTGGGTGAGTAATCGTGAATACAGGGATTTGGGAAATAACATTGATCGTGGGAATAGTATGATATCTAATGAATTTTTCTTTGCTATATCAGGAAGGGTGTTGAGGTTAATGTCTGGGATCTGAACCAGTGTGCTAAAGTTTGGTCTGCAAAATCTGTGAGTTTTACCATCATTATCTTTAGCATTTTTTTGTGTAACGAAAGAATTGACTGGGCTTATTTAAACTTCAAAAATTTGACATGTTGCATTCTTATTCCAGCCAGCAAAAAACAGCCTCGGCATATTCACCCCAACTTGGTTTACATCTGCAACTTTCTTATGCAAAGATGACCACCGCAAATTTGTTGCAGGCACTAATAGTCACCAGGTATTTTTTCTTAGCTAATTTGTTGGCTCTAATAAGCATGATCTTTTCTTTTGTACCAAGAGGATAATTTTGGTGCAATGGCTTCATAGTTCCTCTTGCTAAGAAGAGCTTCATGTAGTTTGCCTTTTAGATgatgtttggattgacttattttaagtagctTTTGGCTTTTaagttcttttttaattttggaGGTGTTTGGGAAAGACAAAAAGTGCTTTTAAGCACTTCTTTTAGGCTgaaaaagtacaaaaataagccaaaagccAAAAGTTGGGTGTTCCCAACTTATGGCTTTTAGCTTATAAGCTACTTAAAAAAAGTCAATGCAAACACCCCCTTTATCGTCTTTTGACTAACGTATCTCGAAATTATAAGGCATTTGTGAgaccaaaagaaaaaattgagggCCACTTTTTTCTTGTAGTGTGTGGGTGAGTGAGTGGATGGAGAGGGAGAGGAGGAGAGATGGGTCCTTGAATAACCCTATGAAGGTGCCAAATAGGTGAGCTGAGTCAAGTGTTGGATGTGCTTATAACTTTCTGCTCTGAGAAGTTGGTAACACTACAAAATTCCATATGTTTTAAGCCAGTCAATTTCAGTTCTGAAATGAATTTGACCAGCCTACCAGACCATTTGAACTTTTTTCTGTCCTTCCATTGGTCTCTTCCTCTACATGCTGCTGTTTTTTCCCTCCAGAATTCGTCACCCCTTGTGACCACCATCCTCTATCTCATTATAAACTACTGAGACTCTTAACTCTTACCTTGTATTAGTACATTGAAATCTGTAGCAGTGGGAAGGAAGATTCAATGGGGGTGGAGATCCAATAAGTTGTATTTGGAGATCCAATCAGTTGTATTGTGTACTCTTGCCAAAATAAAACAGGCTCAGCTATTCTTGAATTTCAGCCTGCATCCTCACCTCACAAATCCTGCTTTTTCTTATCCCCTAAAGTTTTCTGGTACAGAGATATACAGTGTCTGGATTTCTTCAAATTCCACAATGCCGTACCATCTTTTACGCTAGAATGCTCCTTTGTTCCTTTCACTGTTGAGAAACAGCAGTTGGTGCATCTTGAAGTTAATGGAAAGAAGTTTATTGTTTTTAATTGTAATCGGTTTGTTGAAATGGCATAAATTGCTTTTAGCTTATTAAATAGACTAAAATCGATCCATATAAAACTCACATGTACCCGTGCTGTTAAGTAGTTTCACCTTTGGAGTGCTGCTGAACATATTAGGTTCTCTCAGTTTATCATGCTATGGCTCATTTTCATGTCTTAATTTCGTTGCTGATTTACCTGTCAAAAGAAGTTGTTGCTGATATAAACTACGCCTGTACCAACTTTGGAATTTGTAGGTGCGTCTCTATGATATTTCTGCTCAGAGAAGGCCTGTTGTTTCATTTGATTTTCGCGAGACCCCTATTAAAGCTGTGGCTGAGGATGTAGATGGACATACAATATACATAGGAAATGGGTCTGGCGATCTTGCTTCTATTGATATACGCACAGGTAAACGGCTGTCTCACTATAGTTATTGTTGTTTATGCTGTCATTATATCTCTGCCATTCAAGTAAATAACACTCTTAGGGATcgtttggtgtgaaggataacaCCAAATAATTCCGGGATTAAATTATAGTGGTACTTAAGTTGGTGTTTGGTTGGCAAATtcgggataacttatcccgggaTTAATAAATAGTagcgggataagttatccctcctcTTGGGTGGTATACTAATcctgggataacttatcccgggaTGAAATAggtaaatgacaaatatatccctttaaatgtttttatacctcacttttcacattcatatatatttacattatttttaataccatatataacaacattcaccccttatttttatgataattcttcatatttttttttctattaaaaaattacactatataatataatttttatttataaatttatttgactaattcttatgtttatttatattttgatttctcatacttccttttttactttaacaaacttaaaatgaaaattctatttttaaattaaataagaagaaaattttatttttaaatacatacggACATCATAGAAATGCacacataaaatatttaaggtaaagaagatgaaagttttattttaagaatgaatattgaataactaaagcttgcaaagaaaatataaaaaactaaataaattgaaggtatttttgtaaacaaacaacaaattcttaaaatttatgcaatgcatattattttgaataaaacaaaccaaacactcaataagaaataatctcagcataactaatcccaacataacttatccattataacttgtattcaaaccaaacgaccccttaacaTTTAGGAAAAAGGGTACATTGATAAGTGCAAGACATCCTTAAAACCAGTAGTCAGacttttgaaaattattgagGATATTGTTATAAGaaatttatgattatgcatgttcATATCCACATTTTTACTATCCAAGTCTAAGTGTGTTCTCTCATTTGATTCTGGCATGGAACTTATATCGTTTATGAAACTATGACAACTCATGTACGTGGCAAACAGAATACATAAGTCCATTCTTGTGTTTCTTCTATGAATAAGGTTTTGTGGTTAACTTGACCACTGTACTTTGCATGTATCTTGGCTAACTCATTATGAGCTCTTCATGTGTAAGAATATCTAATTTGGGTTATAATTTCAGTTTCACATCAGAAGTTGCACGCAGACAGAGATATTGTTAAACAGTATTCTGTGTCGAATTGATGATTTCTGCTTTTGTTTTAATTCATAGTTTTTTCCTCTTGCATTTCTTTCAAACTGTCTtctgaaaaatgattttcttgagccaagggtctatcggaaataaCCTCTCTACCCCAATGGGAGAGGTAAGGTTTGCATACACCCCACCCTCCTAGACGTGATTCTTGTTCTTTATGATAGGTAAACTTGTCAGTCTAGGACTATGATTTGCTCTCTCATGTCTAGACTCGTTTAATTCATTTATTATGGGTCTCACGCTTGAGTGCATCTTTTTGTTGTAGGGAAACTTTTGGGATCCTTCTTGGGGAAATGTTCTGGAAGTATAAGATCCATAGTTAGGCATCCAGAGCTTCCAATAATAGCCTCATGTGGTGAGTATTTAAAATTGCAGTTGTCTTCTTTATATCGTGATGCACTTCGTCAGAGGTCCTTGTATATATAGCAGTTTTGATCTCGATGTATGTCCCTTTTTGAAATGGAAGCCTGGGAACTCAGATATATGTCCTAGGGTCATTTTGTCTCGAGATTTGCTGTATGAAGATATAATCTCATAATAGCAAATCTGAAGCTTTTGAAACCTCTCTCAAATTGTTTACGATCTAGACTTCTAGATCACATGTCTCTTTATTGAACTAAGTTGTGTTTCTCTAGTTTTGTTCCTCATAAGCTATTAACTTGAATAAATTACCTTTGACTAGGATTGGACAGCTATTTACGCATTTGGGATGTCAAGTCACGACAACTTCTGTCTGCGGTAAGTTATTTAACTATACTGTAGCTTTTTAAGAACTGAGTGAACAATCCAACAGACATCTACATTTCTGAGCCACTTCTTCCTTTCAAAATTAGTGGCTGTTGACTGCTCCTTTTGCTCTTCAAAATTTGGATTGCAATATTATGCAACTGAAACTCAAACACGACGATGTCTCTTTGTGCTGGTTTAACTCTTAGGTCTGTCTGAGTTTAAAAAGTCAAACTCTAGCTATACCATATAGAAGCATAGACTACAAGTTCCAATCCTTCCAcattagaataaattaaaactgaGCTTTTGTAAGGTCTCTAGATCTTCTTGTGGAAGGACCCCGATGTAATCATATGTTCTTAACACAACCTTTGTGCTTTTTTTGGTGAAGATAATAGTTTGTCAAACATTATATGGGTTTTGTAGATGTAGTTCTTCTGCCTAATTTGGTGATAACTACTGAGGTCAGATCTTATCGTGCTTTAACACACATCTATTTCTTCCCTCTTGCGTATTACAAAATAGTTAGCTGGTACGCTTAAAGGCATTCAAGGTTCAACATGTTCTGCTTACCCATCATTAGCTTCATGAATTTAGGATCAAGagtacaacaaaaacaacaagaaCATACCCAATGAAATTCCATAGgtggagtctggggagggtagtgTTTACGCAGCCTTACCCCTGTGGAGGTAGAAGGTAGAATTTGGACGAGTATTTCTcgtatttttcttaaaaagctAAATCttttgaactatgaacaaaggATCTGTATTTCATATAGCCAACTTTTAACTGATTTGTGATTGAGCGTAATTGATGAATGATGAATGCACGTCTTTAATGTATCTTAAATCAGTAGAAGAGAGGACTCTCATGTACTTGAGCTAAAATGTGGATGCAGGTTTTCTTGAAGCAGCATCTTAGCAGTGTTGTTTTCGATTCAAAATTCTCTACAAGAGGTAAGCTTTTTGTTTCCTTGTTtgctttctcttttttttcccccCCTTTATAGCCGAAAGAGTAGTTTCCTTTGTTGAGGGTATTCCGGGAACAGATTTAGTGGAGACAAGGTGGGGCCTATAGCTCAGACGATTAGAGCACGTGGCTATAAACCAGGGTGTCGGGGGTTCAAATTCCTCGTCGCCCACAATCGGCCCAAAAGGGTAGTATCTTATCCTCTGGGATAGGAAAATCATGATTGGGATagcaactttatttttttgttttacacCCAACTATCCTAACAGTGGAGCTGCCGTTATGCTTGTTCAGAAGCTCAGGTACTTCCTCAGCAACAAGATACGGATGAAACATTACAGACAGAAGAAGATGAAGGGAAGGCTGTTAAACGCAAGAAGGCATCAAAAGAACACAGCGGAAGCAAGAAACTGAAGAccaagaaaaaaagtaaaaggtCGAAAGGAGACAGTAGTGACATTGCATAATCGTTTTGCTTTCCAGAATCCCTTATTATCGATCACATCTTTAACGCAAGAGTTCAGCTAAAGGGTACCACAACATACACTAGAACACGGTGATTATTAGTGTGAATTCATGACATGGCTGCATTTGTGCAAGTTGGAAGAACTCGAGAACACGAGTGGGTTCTTTGCTAAATATAAGCTAGCTAGCTAGTTGAGGGCATACAACAACAATTATGACTTGATCCCAAACAGGTTGGGGTCGGCTTCTTGAATCCTCACTGTTCATGTGCTCCATTAGCTTAGATCACATTTCAATATAGTGAAGAATTGGAATGCAGATAGCCTTTAATGCTTGCATATGTTAAcagttttgaaattttttaaggaAACTTACATTAGTTCTCAAGTAGTAATtgttaattttctcattttggtgatttttctttttgcttAAAAGAACATTTTTCAAACTGTAGGTAGTGTACAAGAGATTGACTATTAACAAAGCAAGTGATATCTATGTGGTGTAGTAATCATCATTAATTCCTAACCATGGATGTGTTGGGACTAATGGGATACTTTCATACTTAATCATAGATATTGAATTCAAGTCAAAACCATCTGAGGATATGGTGGGATGAATGAAATTCTTACACATTCAAGTAGAGGTTTTGGAGAAATTGTATGTAGTGAGTGTTTAATAAGCCCTTTGCAACGAGAATTTGGATTAGTCGAGCCAAAGAACATTTGGTACTAGataattatacaaaaaaaaaattgcttataaaagttttttttttttaaaaaaagtattataaaattttaaaccaTTCAAGATTGTGGTGGGATGAATGAGATCTCTTCACCTTCACTAATAAAAGTTTGGGTTTAAGTCTTGAGAATAGTAACATCATAAACAAGGAATACCTCCCTCTTTAATGGATCTATTGCAACGAGAATTAAAATTAGCCTAACCAGATATTCGAATACTGTATCATTATaccaaaaaataatagatattaAGCAGTAGTTGCTAGAGATTGattaaaaggtaaaaaaaaaaaaaaaaaagaagagaaatttCTCTGTCAGAAGTGGAATTTGAACCCATGCCCTCTTACGAAGACTAGAACTTGAGTCTGGCGCATTAGACCACTAGGCCATTCTAGCATGATTGATCAATTTAATCCCAATTAAAGCAGTAACTCAAATAAAGTGTTTCTTTTTTGTAAAATCCCTTTAAGATGAgaagacaataataataaaaaagatacTGGCCTTCAGGCACACCTACTATGCTTATCACTCACCTACACTCTTGCAGCATGCCTCCTTCGGACAATACGGTGTAATACGTGAaaactttaaaataataatacctTATTTCTATATGTTAATATATAACGCCATATTGTGCTTGCATTAATGTGACTTGCAAACaatgttattgtttttatattCGATCAACTACAGTGTCACAAGTTTGAAAATTCTATATGGCCATAGGCCTTAATTGAAAGTTAACTAAATGAAAACCAAAGAATCTAATGAGTTCCGTTTTTGCATCTCTTTGAGTGCATATTTATGCAAAATTAATGCTGATATATAATTCGTTTATAATAATGGAAGTCATAATTTTGTACTATATTTTTCTAAATAGAAAGCATTTGATTAATTAATCCCAGTACAtagcataaaaaaaataaagtacttACATATATCACTCCTATCATAATCTCAACTAAATATCATAATCTCAACTAAGTATACCACATACCATATAATACTCACTATTAACTAAATTCAAATATCCCATCCATATATAATAGTCAAAAAATCACAATTCAAACTATAGTGTCACACGTTCGAATTGCAGTCAAGGATGGAGCGACATGGTGGCTAGgggcgaaaaattatactatttatattcatgtatttactttttcagattttaaaTCTCTTATTGAAAATTCTGGATCCACCACTGATTGTAAGTACCTATAGAGAAACTTTCCTCTCGCAATCAATATTCTTAACATCTTGTCGTTGTAAATCTACCGCCATATTACAATTCATTCTTATACCAACACTCTTCTTAATCACACCTAAATTGACCTTTCCATTAATATTTGTCAACATACTTACCGGCAATTCCCCCGCTATCAAATCACTCGTGAGTCTTGGAATTCCGACTAATTTTTCAACCATAACCATAATGTTCACGTTCATCCGGAACGTCCGTCGAGCCCTAGCAGACCCTCGCGGCAATTGGGCTTCTGCGATGAATCTATCGCTATAAATCAAACTAGCGGTTGCAGCCTTAAACTTGAACGAGACCGCGTTAGGATTTTTAATAGAAATATCAGCAGAGACCGTAATATTCATGTTGGTTTGAAGATTGGAATTACTAGTAAGGGCACTCAACCCCTCAAATCGGATCGAATTGATTCTTATCGTCGGATCTTTCACCTTGAAAACAGTGAGCGCAAGGATCAAAATAACGATACCTATAATTATCGTTGTGACTCCACAACAACCACAAAATTTGATACACCTCTTACGACGTCGTTTTTTCTTTGCTAACTCTGTACTGGACACAGATGTATAATTATTAACGCCTTCTTCGTTTTCGACATGTATACGATGAGATGAAGGTGCTAACGGACGAACTTGATCTCTAGATGAATTTGGAGATTGTGGTGGAGACATTTTTAGAGATTTTATTAATTGGAAGATTGatattattttgtgtactatgatatgaaatgatgaatttatttatataaaagaaGTCTTGATATATGACTATAGTGTATATTAGTTTATATTAACCGCGTTAGCACGGCTTTGAATATTGACTTGGTGTGGGACATGTGATGTAAAATGTGttgaaattttttattgttttttttctgttaattaatgaatttattatatttattactattatatatTGTCATGGAAGCTTCTCCcactattatatatttaa
The genomic region above belongs to Solanum dulcamara chromosome 5, daSolDulc1.2, whole genome shotgun sequence and contains:
- the LOC129888672 gene encoding uncharacterized protein LOC129888672 yields the protein MPRTTTVESSGCPPLRALTFDILGLIKVIEAKGEQKEAPKVVERWGEPDASRCVLATSLVDLEFDPLLGVARKNGKIEVLSPVNGDVRASISIENQNHTGSEDNCVVGLHLFKRERLGSTSRSCNLLTCTSKGQASMTYVKMSKSLEESGGEGTQTTWNVCGSGSILCSKVDADESYALFGGKGVEVNVWDLNQCAKVWSAKSPAKNSLGIFTPTWFTSATFLCKDDHRKFVAGTNSHQVRLYDISAQRRPVVSFDFRETPIKAVAEDVDGHTIYIGNGSGDLASIDIRTGKLLGSFLGKCSGSIRSIVRHPELPIIASCGLDSYLRIWDVKSRQLLSAVFLKQHLSSVVFDSKFSTREAQVLPQQQDTDETLQTEEDEGKAVKRKKASKEHSGSKKLKTKKKSKRSKGDSSDIA
- the LOC129890306 gene encoding uncharacterized protein LOC129890306; this encodes MSPPQSPNSSRDQVRPLAPSSHRIHVENEEGVNNYTSVSSTELAKKKRRRKRCIKFCGCCGVTTIIIGIVILILALTVFKVKDPTIRINSIRFEGLSALTSNSNLQTNMNITVSADISIKNPNAVSFKFKAATASLIYSDRFIAEAQLPRGSARARRTFRMNVNIMVMVEKLVGIPRLTSDLIAGELPVSMLTNINGKVNLGVIKKSVGIRMNCNMAVDLQRQDVKNIDCERKVSL